The nucleotide sequence ACAAGGGCATAGGCGAAATGCTGCCGAACTTGCTTGATGGACGCACCGTTGTTATTATCACAGCTGATCATTCCACTCCTAGTGCTGGCCCTCAAATCCACTCGGGAGAGCCGGTTCCCATTGCCGTGGCCGGGCCAGGTCTTCGTCGCGATTTGGTGAGTGGATTTGATGAGGTCCAATGCGCTCCCGGAGCCCTGGGCTGGGTGCAGGGTCAAGACCTCATGCCCATGGTCCTCAATTTTCTTGATCGGGCAAAACTGATCGGCTTGATGGATACCCCGGACGATCAACCCTATTGGCCGGGCAAGAGAACACCGTTTAGACTGTAATCTCTGTTCCCCTTCAATATCAGGAGGTACTCATGACCAAGACAGGCGTTATTCACGGCCGTTTTCAGATTCTTCATAATGATCACCTGAAATATCTCCTGGCAGGTAAGGAGAGATGTGAGCATCTGGTGGTGGGGATCACCAACCCTGATCCCTGTCTGACCAAGGCTGATGCCGCAGATCCGAAACGAAGCTCAGATAAGGCCAATCCCTTTACCTATTTTCACCGTTACCAGATGGTGCGTGCCGCCTTGACCCAGAGCGGTGTGGAAGAAAAAGACTTTTCAGTGGTTCCTTTTCCCATCAATTTTCCTGAGCGATATCATTATTACCTGCC is from Candidatus Electrothrix sp. GW3-4 and encodes:
- a CDS encoding adenylyltransferase/cytidyltransferase family protein, producing MTKTGVIHGRFQILHNDHLKYLLAGKERCEHLVVGITNPDPCLTKADAADPKRSSDKANPFTYFHRYQMVRAALTQSGVEEKDFSVVPFPINFPERYHYYLPMDATFFLTIYDDWGERKLEMFQALGLITEVLWRRTLATKGLSATDIREKVAAGEPWQHLVPLGVAEIINNVIKTTITTAIGE